The Anastrepha ludens isolate Willacy chromosome X, idAnaLude1.1, whole genome shotgun sequence genome includes a window with the following:
- the LOC128870500 gene encoding uncharacterized protein LOC128870500: MHVGTGNKQKQGKKNHLKFYDISNIPNCDLDQVFVTLEGYVCRLYDMTAIEDIHVARVVTFTKAYGTHEDSNPLNLERRIVGSLFPSCKTELKPHCLRAAYIAQLWSQARNPVPAELLPTEYGWEESNDKYFFKWLIGDQLPPTITSISNLDMSLLTMSKLKKMVFVT; the protein is encoded by the exons ATGCACGTTGGGACCGGCAACAAACAGAAGCAGGGGAAAAAGAACCATTTAAAGTTCTACGACATTTCGAACATTCCAAATTGTGATCTTGATCAAGTCTTTGTAACACTGGAAGGGTATGTTTGCCGATTATATGATATGACAGCAATTGAAGATATCCATGTTGCTCGTGTCGTAACATTCACGAAAGCATACGGTACGCATGAGGACTCGAACCCGCTAAATCTCGAAAGAAGGATTGTTGGCTCATTGTTCCCGTCCTGTAAAACGGAGCTAAAACCACATTGTCTACGTGCGGCATACATCGCCCAACTTTGGAGCCAAGCTCGTAATCCCGTGCCAGCTGAATTATTACCTACCGAGTATGGATGGGAAGAAAGCAATgacaaatatttcttcaaatggCTTATAGGCGATCAATTGCCACCGACCATCACTAGCATCTCTAATCTCGACATGAGCCTTCTG ACGATGTCGAAACTGAAGAAGATGGTGTTTGTAACATAA